From Lolium perenne isolate Kyuss_39 chromosome 5, Kyuss_2.0, whole genome shotgun sequence, a single genomic window includes:
- the LOC139831510 gene encoding uncharacterized protein: MSSGQPSATIAATSETPPASTTAVHVAPGAEPPPVLSPAELSAAVRDLTMAIANMRTFLQVTHGLPAAVSAPPPPPPPPPAPSAPPPPAPAANQGVPITNIKWPASPSQRPSWVDAPVFTPAPAQPTVPPPPAHAAPSPFGGFSGYGDPHAGGSAVYSPSTALATTFVAAPAAQQPPRYTKLEFTTYDGATDPLNWLNQCEQFFRGQRTLASDRTWIASYHLRGAAQTWYYALEQDEGGMPPWERFRDLCLLRFGPPVRGSRLAELGRLQFTSSVQDFADRFQSLACHAPGVSARQRAELFVGGLPDHIRVDVEMREPQDLQTAMYYARAYEQRTLAIQQSFQGRGARPPPRPTQTAPARPALPAAATTPAAPTRPFRRLTTAEQLERRRKGLCFNCDEQYAPGHTCARLFYLETVDDEDGGPLTPELDTGAASEPGATTYGPVDAKAFVVSLHALVGIKTAKTMLLPVTISGERLTALVDTGSTHNFLTGDAMRRLALEPSGDEHFSVTVANGDRLACQGVARQVPITIGDEHFSVDCVGINLGCYDFILGIDFLSTLGPILWDFEALSLIFWRAGGRRVQWRGLGSSGPPAPQLALMAAALDPTHPLLDDLLQQHSDIFTEPQGLPPARACDHRIHLLPGTPPVAVRPYRYPQLQKDELERQVAVMMAQGIIRISTSPFSAPVLLVRKPDGTWRFCIDYRALNAVTSKDKFPIPVVDELLDELHGARFFTKLDLRSGYHQVRMHPEDVPKTAFRTHHGHFEFLVMPFGLSNAPATFQALMNDVLSPYLRRFVLVFFDDILIYSASWAEHLQHVAIVFNELRAHRLHLKRSKCSFGTTSVAYLGHVITAEGVAMDADKVAAVATWPTPQSPRALRGFLGLAGYYRKYIRDFGLIAAPLTRLLRRDAFAWDTEATEAFQALQRALTTGPVLQMPDFDLPFVVDCDASGIGFGAVLHQGEGPLAFFSRPFATRHLKLAAYERELIGLVQAVRHWRPYLWGRTFRVRTDHYSLKFLLDQRLSTVPQHQWISKLFGFDFTVEYRPGRLNTVADALSRRDTEELADSLDGGGVVMCIRSGPSFAFIDDIRRATVGAADAQALRQRLDAGELAAPWHLADGLLLHGRRIFVPDQDDLRQQALCLAHSAGHEGVQKTLKRLRDDFYIPGDGALVRDLVGSCVTCQRNKTETLRPAGLLQPLDVPSQVWADISMDFIEGLPKPRPWRGPSSTASCAFMGFRRPLSATGIPCSRGMSGAISFAWRV; the protein is encoded by the exons ATGTCGTCGGGCCAGCCCTCCGCCACCATCGCTGCCACCTCCGAGACGCCGCCGGCCTCCACCACCGCCGTGCACGTGGCGCCGGGCGCCGAGCCGCCCCCTGTCCTCTCTCCGGCGGAACTGTCCGCGGCCGTCCGCGACCTCACCATGGCGATCGCCAATATGCGGACGTTTCTGCAGGTGACGCATGGGCTGCCGGCCGCCGTGTCcgctccgccaccgccgccgccacccccgcCCGCGCCTTCCGCTCCGCCTCCACCGGCCCCGGCCGCGAACCAGGGCGTCCCCATCACCAACATCAAGTGGCCCGCGTCGCCGTCGCAGCGGCCCTCATGGGTGGACGCGCCGGTCTTCACACCTGCCCCTGCCCAGCCGACCGTGCCTCCACCGCCGGCGCACGCTGCGCCCTCCCCCTTCGGTGGTTTCAGCGGCTACGGCGATCCTCATGCGGGGGGCAGCGCTGTCTATTCGCCCTCTACCGCGTTGGCCACGACCTTCGTCGCCGCGCCAGCCGCTCAGCAGCCCCCGCGCTACACCAAGTTGGAGTTCACCACCTATGATGGCGCCACCGACCCCCTCAACTGGCTCAACCAGTGCGAGCAATTCTTTCGGGGGCAGCGGACACTGGCGTCCGACCGCACATGGATCGCTTCCTACCACCTCCGCGGAGCCGCTCAGACGTGGTATTACGCCCTCGAGCAGGACGAGGGCGGGATGCCGCCGTGGGAGCGCTTCCGCGACCTGTGCCTCCTCCGGTTCGGACCCCCGGTACGCGGGAGTCGCCTCGCCGAGCTGGGGCGCCTGCAGTTCACCTCGTCGGTGCAGGACTTCGCCGATCGCTTCCAGTCGTTGGCGTGTCATGCTCCCGGCGTCTCAGCTCGTCAGCGCGCCGAGCTCTTCGTGGGCGGCCTTCCCGACCACATCCGGGTCGACGTGGAGATGCGCGAGCCGCAGGACCTACAGACCGCCATGTACTACGCCCGGGCGTACGAGCAGCGCACCCTCGCCATCCAGCAGTCCTTCCAGGGCAGGGGAGCCCGCCCTCCACCACGCCCTACCCAGACGGCCCCGGCGCGCCCAGCGCTGCCGGCTGCCGCGACAACCCCTGCAGCGCCTACACGTCCCTTCCGTCGCCTGACGACGGCCGAGCAACTCGAGAGGCGCCGCAAGGGCCTCTGCTTCAACTGCGACGAGCAGTACGCGCCGGGTCACACGTGCGCTCGCCTGTTCTATTTGGAGACGGTCGATGACGAGGACGGCGGGCCACTTACCCCGGAGCTTGACACCGGGGCCGCTTCCGAGCCAGGCGCCACCACCTATGGGCCGGTCGACGCGAAGGCGTTCGTCGTCTCCCTCCACGCGTTGGTAGGCATCAAGACGGCGAAGACCATGCTCCTGCCGGTGACGATCAGCGGGGAGCGCCTCACAGCGCTGGTTGACACGGGTTCGACGCACAACTTCCTGACCGGCGACGCCATGCGCCGCCTCGCACTAGAGCCGTCAGGAGACGAGCACTTCAGTGTCACCGTCGCCAACGGGGACCGCCTAGCCTGCCAGGGCGTGGCTCGGCAGGTGCCCATCACCATCGGCGACGAGCACTTCTCCGTGGACTGCGTCGGCATCAACCTGGGCTGCTACGACTTCATCCTCGGCATCGACTTCCTGTCCACCCTCGGGCCCATCCTCTGGGATTTCGAGGCGCTGTCCCTCATCTTCTGGCGCGCGGGCGGCCGCCGCGTCCAGTGGAGGGGCCTCGGCAGCTCCGGGCCACCGGCACCCCAGCTGGCGCTGATGGCTGCCGCCCTCGACCCGACGCATCCGCTCTTGGACGACCTTCTGCAGCAGCATAGCGACATCTTCACCGAGCCACAGGGCCTACCTCCGGCACGGGCCTGCGATCACCGCATCCACCTGCTGCCGGGTACGCCTCCTGTCGCGGTACGGCCGTACCGCTACCCTCAGCTGCAGAAGGACGAGCTCGAGCGCCAGGTGGCGGTCATGATGGCCCAGGGCATCATCCGGATTTCGACTTCACCCTTCTCGGCGCCGGTGCTCTTGGTGCGCAAGCCCGACGGCACGTGGCGCTTCTGCATCGACTACCGCGCGCTCAACGCCGTGACGTCCAAGGACAAGTTCCCCATCCCGGTCGTGGACGAGCTGTTGGACGAGCTACACGGGGCGcgcttcttcaccaagctcgactTGCGCTCAGGCTACCACCAGGTGCGGATGCATCCGGAGGATGTTCCGAAGACGGCCTTCCGCACGCACCACGGCCACTTCGAGTTCCTGGTGATGCCGTTCGGCCTCTCCAATGCGCCGGCAACATTCCAGGCTTTGATGAATGACGTGCTCAGTCCCTACTTACGCCGTTTCGTGcttgttttctttgatgatattctcatctacaGTGCCTCGTGGGCGGAGCATCTACAGCATGTCGCCATcgtcttcaacgagcttcgagcgcatcgTCTCCACCTAaagcgctcgaagtgctcgttcGGCACGACCTCCGTCGCCTACTTGGGACACGTCATCACGGCGGAGGGCGTCGCGATGGATGCTGACAAGGTCGCGGCCGTCGCTACATGGCCGACGCCGCAGTCCCCACGGGCTCTTCGTGGCTTCTTGGGGCTCGCGGGCTACTACCGGAAGTACATCCGCGACTTCGGCCTCATCGCCGCGCCTCTGACCCGCCTCCTGCGCCGCGACGCTTTCGCCTGGGACACGGAGGCAACGGAGGCCTTCCAGGCGCTTCAGCGGGCGCTCACGACGGGGCCTGTGCTCCAGATGCCGGACTTCGACCTACCTTTCGTCGTGGACTGCGACGCCTCCGGCATCGGGTTCGGCGCTGTCCTCCATCAAGGGGAGGGGCCGCTGGCCTTCTTCAGCCGGCCGTTCGCCACTCGCCATCTCAAGCTCGCGGCGTACGAGCGCGAGCTCATCGGGCTTGTTCAGGCCGTGCGCCATTGGCGGCCCTACTTGTGGGGGCGCACCTTCAGGGTCCGCACGGATCATTACAGCCTGAAGTTCTTGCTTGATCAGCGCCTCTCCACCGTTCCGCAGCACCAGTGGATCAGCAAGCTCTTCGGGTTCGACTTCACCGTCGAGTACCGTCCGGGCCGCCTCAACACGGTCGCCGACGCGCTCTCTCGCCGCGACACGGAGGAGCTTGCGGACTccctcgacggcggcggcgtggtCATGTGCATCCGCTCGGGGCCGTCGTTcgccttcatcgacgacatccgtcGGGCCACGGTGGGCGCCGCGGATGCCCAGGCGCTGCGCCAGCGCCTCGACGCGGGTGAGCTCGCCGCGCCCTGGCACCTGGCCGACGGGCTGCTTCTCCATGGGCGCCGCATCTTCGTGCCCGATCAGGACGATCTTCGTCAGCAGGCCCTGTGTCTCGCGCACTCAGCAGGCCACGAGGGTGTGCAAAAGACGCTCAAGCGTCTCCGGGATGACTTCTACATTCCTGGTGATGGTGCGCTGGTCCGCGACTTGGTGGGGTCGTGTGTGACGTGCCAGCGCAACAAGACGGAGACGTTACGACCGGCAGGGCTGCTTCAGCCGCTGGACGTTCCCTCGCAGGTGTGGGCGGATAtttccatggacttcatcgagggcCTCCCTAAG CCGCGTCCGTGGCGCGGGCCTTCTTCGACGGCATCGTGCGCCTTCATGGGTTTCCGTCGTCCATTGTCAGCGACCGGGATCCCGTGTTCACGGGGCATGTCTGGCGCGATCTCTTTCGCCTGGCGGGTGTGA